In a single window of the Pseudochaenichthys georgianus chromosome 16, fPseGeo1.2, whole genome shotgun sequence genome:
- the LOC117461101 gene encoding C-reactive protein-like isoform X2: MVCLLVLLMLASSAASPQDLSGKMFTFPQQTNTAHVTLTTSTVSFNAATVCHRSFTDLKRDHILFSMATRTNSNAFLVFWDSTNKEMEPHIKDLKIEYGGCDYKPGMWHSICTTWDSVTGLVQVWCDGRPSSRMFITSGPISGSTITILGQEQDSHGGGFDLKQSFVGMMSDVHMWDYTLSACEIQKYVDELNFTPGNVLNWSALDFQITGRVLTENKQMTCH; this comes from the exons ATCTTTCAGGTAAAATGTTTACCTTCCCACAACAAACCAACACGGCTCATGTGACGCTGACAACATCAACTGTGAGCTTTAACGCTGCAACCGTCTGTCACAG GTCCTTCACAGACCTCAAAAGAGACCACATCCTTTTCTCTATGGCAACACGGACTAATTCCAATGCCTTCCTGGTTTTCTGGGATTCTACAAACAAGGAGATGGAGCCTCAtatcaaggatttaaagatAGAATATGGAGGGTGTGATTACAAGCCAGGCATGTGGCACTCTATTTGTACCACATGGGACTCTGTGACTGGACTAGTGCAGGTATGGTGTGATGGACGACCTTCCAGTAGGATGTTTATCACCAGTGGACCAATCAGTGGAAGCACAATAACTATTTTAGGACAG GAGCAGGATTCCCACGGTGGGGGGTTTGACTTAAAGCAGTCTTTTGTTGGCATGATGTCTGATGTCCACATGTGGGACTACACCCTCTCCGCCTGTGAGATCCAGAAGTACGTGGATGAACTAAACTTCACTCCGGGGAATGTGCTCAACTGGAGCGCGCTGGATTTCCAGATCACCGGAAGAGTGCTGacagaaaacaaacaaatgacCTGTCACTAA